A window of the Scleropages formosus chromosome 21, fSclFor1.1, whole genome shotgun sequence genome harbors these coding sequences:
- the LOC108920233 gene encoding cysteine/serine-rich nuclear protein 3-like produces MSGILKRKFEEVDGSSPCSSLRESEDDVSSSESGDSSDSANPSTSGHFTPTSILKGEKRSRTRKVQFETVTVYYFSRRQGFTSVPSQGGSTLGMSSHHCRVRQYTLGEFALEQERSHRNMLRDHLKEEKLNAIRLKLTKNGTVESKEASVLTVEDISDDDIDLDNTEVDEYFFLQPLTTKKRRALLRASGVKRIDVEEKHELRAIRVSREDCGCDCRVFCDPETCSCSLAGIKCQVDRMSFPCGCSKEGCSNTAGRIEFNPIRVRTHFLHTIMKLELEKSREQQQACTVNGYHGEAGDTHGNDPAQSQHSVEYSLPDAVPQAAVVHLQAAEEMDEPAEDEDEEEEDEEEENDEDEDDGSSLCSGLTDSSTQSLTPTDSEEETDDHEGKVNEFEDGSATAPLTHAEVVPLSTVLCFPATTTAQENHSNRNMYFPNPSAEYYQCHELQSSGSMTSVATGSQSSESFGKASPFQDGVASGNATLSLESLGAAPESYTEYSEPTQGRYAGHHFPLTNGAPSVIVCCSPDREASVSLSAGYHDPVAGHAHTDFQNYLNGNAPECYSGKDSHCPADPANKRREGSLAEGKTGSPSIEHLSQVTLV; encoded by the exons CCACCTCTATCCTGAAGGGGGAGAAGCGATCGAGGACGAGAAAGGTGCAGTTTGAGACCGTAACCGTGTACTACTTCAGCCGCCGCCAGGGTTTTACCAGTGTGCCCAGCCAGGGCGGCAGCACCCTAGGCATGTCAAGCCACCATTGCAGGGTGCGCCAGTACACTTTGGGTGAGTTTGCCCTGGAGCAGGAGCGCTCTCACCGGAACATGCTCCGAGACCACCTGAAAGAGGAGAAGCTCAACGCCATCAGGCTAAAG CTGACAAAGAATGGTACTGTGGAGTCAAAGGAGGCCAGCGTGCTCACTGTGGAGGACATCTCTGATGACGACATTGACTTGGACAACACGGAGGTAGATGAGTACTTCTTCCTGCAGCCGCTCACCACCAAGAAGAGGAGGGCCCTGTTGCGGGCCTCAGGAGTCAAGAGGATCGACGTGGAGGAGAAGCACGAGCTGCGGGCAATCCGCGTGTCCCGAGAGGACTGCGGCTGTGACTGCAGGGTCTTCTGTGACCCGGAGACCTGCTCCTGCAGCCTGGCGGGCATCAAGTGTCAG GTGGATCGCATGTCTTTCCCATGCGGCTGCTCTAAGGAGGGCTGCAGCAACACGGCCGGCCGGATCGAATTCAACCCCATCCGGGTACGGACTCACTTCCTACACACCATCATgaagctggagctggagaagagccgggagcagcagcaggcctGCACCGTCAACGGTTACCATGGCGAGGCCGGCGACACCCATGGCAACGACCCCGCGCAGTCCCAACACAGCGTGGAGTACTCCCTTCCGGATGCTGTCCCTCAGGCTGCGGTTGTGCACCTTCAGGCGGCCGAGGAGATGGACGAGCCCGCAGAGGATGAAGAcgaggaagaagaagatgaggaagaggagaacgATGAAGATGAGGACGACGGCAGCAGCCTGTGCAGCGGTCTCACCGACTCCAGCACTCAGAGCCTGACCCCCACTGACTCAGAGGAGGAGACTGACGACCACGAAGGCAAGGTGAACGAGTTTGAGGATGGCTCGGCCACAGCCCCTCTGACTCACGCAGAAGTCGTGCCCCTCTCCACAGTACTGTGTTTCCCCGCTACGACGACAGCGCAGGAAAACCACAGTAACAGAAACATGTACTTCCCCAACCCGTCGGCTGAGTACTATCAGTGCCATGAGCTTCAGAGCTCCGGTTCCATGACCAGCGTCGCCACGGGCAGCCAAAGCAGCGAGTCCTTTGGGAAAGCATCCCCATTTCAGGACGGAGTCGCCAGCGGCAACGCAACACTGAGCCTCGAGTCACTTGGTGCGGCACCTGAGAGCTACACCGAGTACTCTGAGCCGACTCAGGGCCGCTACGCTGGCCACCATTTCCCACTGACCAACGGAGCGCCATCGGTCATTGTGTGCTGCTCACCTGACCGCGAGGCCAGCGTCTCCTTGAGCGCAGGGTACCATGACCCCGTGGCTGGACACGCCCACACAGACTTCCAGAACTACTTGAACGGTAACGCGCCGGAGTGCTACAGCGGGAAGGACAGCCATTGCCCAGCGGACCCGGCAAACAAGCGGCGCGAAGGGTCTCTAGCGGAGGGCAAGACGGGCTCTCCCTCTATAGAGCACCTTTCACAAGTCACACTTGTCTAG